One Paroedura picta isolate Pp20150507F chromosome 3, Ppicta_v3.0, whole genome shotgun sequence genomic window carries:
- the TMEM238L gene encoding transmembrane protein 238-like → MGRACGGRCAVFLGAALVLDAAGLALVLAGAAGKPTVSGCSLEEFLVLSGALLLFLSLLCWLLWYSGNLRGVPAEELPIGARPSSPATPPPPPPPRRRASLVRLAAKLSKRLSQRRRLAPAASCPPDPGRSAAAPTSAPAAAAAAAAAVPAAASARSSPSSSPLELSHLHPQQGTPGERLV, encoded by the coding sequence ATGGGCCGGGCGTGCGGCGGGCGCTGCGCGGTCTTCCTGGGGGCCGCGCTGGTGCTGGACGCGGCCGGGCTGGCCTTGGTGCTGGCGGGGGCCGCGGGGAAGCCGACGGTGTCCGGCTGCTCCCTCGAGGAATTCCTGGTGCTCAGCGGGGCGCTGCTGCTCTTCCTCTCGCTGCTCTGCTGGCTCCTCTGGTATTCGGGCAACCTGCGCGGGGTGCCGGCCGAAGAGTTGCCCATCGGGGCGCGCCCCAGCTCTCCCGCcacgccgccgccaccgccaccgccacgcCGCCGGGCCAGCCTCGTGCGCCTGGCCGCCAAGCTCTCCAAGCGCCTGTCCCAGCGCCGCCGTCTGGCGCCGGCCGCCTCCTGCCCTCCCGACCCCGGCCGCAGCGCTGCGGCGCCCACaagtgctcctgctgctgctgctgctgctgctgctgctgttcccgccgccgcctccgcccggTCGTCGCCGTCCTCGAGCCCCCTCGAGCTCAGTCACCTTCACCCGCAGCAGGGGACGCCAGGAGAGCGCCTGGTGTGA